One Thermoanaerobacterium sp. PSU-2 DNA window includes the following coding sequences:
- a CDS encoding sugar transferase, protein MRYKSFNIVIDAFALLLSFVFSLFLRFSFIFKNIDIKWYIYSFLIIMVTDLLVLYFKGLYEKNFSNVFEQISIIFEGLIYSTSLYIIMSYSIKNTIFSRLTLGYFIILSFIFQVTGKYFILYLIKKEYSKGKGLVNTIVIGEIQYFSENLIKEIDTKHVFGLKILGVLSKHVENSSFLNCVGDIRDFKKIINEYNVKSIIITSKVDNVEEIIDYCLLKYISIYTLGNAVDLMNYPVEIVFIEDTPILKIKDVLISGTTARLKRLIDFMLSLFLIIILSPLLVLISILIKITSPGPILFRHKRLGLNGKLIDVYKFRTMVVNAQEVLEKILSENPDLKKEYEETFKLKDDPRMTKIGKILRKTSLDELPQLFNVIKGDMSLVGPRPIVLEEINMYKEHGKYLLRVLPGVTGLWQVSGRNNVDYEERIKMDMQYIMNWNLWLDLNILFKTIPAVLKKDGAY, encoded by the coding sequence ATGAGATATAAATCTTTTAATATAGTAATAGATGCGTTTGCTCTATTACTTTCCTTTGTTTTTTCGTTATTTTTGCGCTTTAGTTTTATTTTTAAAAATATTGATATTAAATGGTATATATATTCTTTCTTAATTATTATGGTTACAGATTTGCTAGTGCTATATTTTAAAGGATTGTATGAAAAAAATTTTAGTAATGTATTTGAACAAATAAGTATTATATTTGAAGGATTAATATATTCTACATCGCTATATATTATAATGTCATATTCCATTAAGAATACTATATTTTCAAGATTAACTTTAGGGTACTTTATCATCTTATCGTTTATATTTCAAGTTACTGGTAAATATTTTATCTTATATCTTATAAAGAAAGAATATAGCAAAGGAAAAGGGTTAGTCAACACAATTGTAATTGGCGAAATTCAATATTTTAGTGAAAATTTAATAAAAGAAATAGATACAAAACATGTATTTGGACTTAAAATATTAGGCGTTTTATCTAAACATGTCGAGAATAGCAGTTTTTTGAATTGCGTTGGAGATATTAGGGATTTTAAAAAAATTATTAATGAATATAATGTTAAATCGATAATTATTACTTCCAAAGTTGATAATGTTGAAGAAATTATTGATTATTGTCTTTTAAAATATATAAGTATTTATACTTTAGGAAATGCGGTTGATTTGATGAACTACCCAGTGGAAATTGTATTTATAGAAGATACTCCTATATTAAAAATAAAAGATGTTTTAATCAGTGGGACAACTGCGAGATTAAAAAGACTGATTGATTTTATGCTTTCGTTGTTTTTGATAATAATTTTATCGCCATTATTAGTCTTGATTTCTATTTTAATAAAAATAACTTCGCCTGGGCCTATACTTTTTAGGCATAAGAGGCTTGGATTGAACGGAAAATTAATTGATGTTTATAAATTTAGAACTATGGTGGTAAATGCACAGGAAGTATTAGAAAAAATTTTATCTGAGAATCCCGATTTAAAAAAGGAATATGAAGAAACATTTAAACTAAAAGATGATCCAAGAATGACGAAAATAGGGAAAATTCTCAGAAAAACGAGTCTTGATGAATTGCCACAGCTTTTTAATGTCATAAAAGGTGATATGAGCTTAGTTGGTCCAAGACCGATTGTTTTAGAGGAAATAAATATGTATAAAGAGCATGGAAAGTATCTTTTGCGTGTACTGCCTGGTGTAACAGGATTGTGGCAGGTTAGCGGCAGGAATAACGTGGATTATGAAGAAAGAATAAAAATGGATATGCAGTATATTATGAACTGGAATTTATGGCTTGACTTAAATATTCTCTTTAAGACTATACCTGCTGTGCTTAAAAAAGATGGAGCGTATTGA